A genomic stretch from Desulfotignum balticum DSM 7044 includes:
- a CDS encoding 3-oxoacyl-ACP synthase III family protein yields the protein MKKASIRGTGMYVPPHVVTNRDLEKMMDTSDEWIRQRTGIKQRYWINEDCGASDLGAEAARMALDNAGWQAEDLDFIIFATLSPDIMFPGSGCLMAGKLGLNKTPVLDIRQQCTGFLYGLATADSYIKSGLANRVLLVGGEVHSSGLDKTTRGRDVTVIFGDGAAAVCLEGVDTDDNVGLLASALHADGNHADSLMTELPASRLMQRIPPGLPFDDPRYYPVMDGPAIFKKAVRMLPKVTHEALEKANISLDEIDLVVPHQANKRINEAYGQFMKLDPSKIFHNIEKYGNTTAASIPLALHEAMAQERVGKSGDTVLFLGLGAGLTWGASIYRFF from the coding sequence ATGAAAAAAGCCTCGATACGTGGTACGGGCATGTATGTGCCCCCCCATGTGGTGACCAATCGCGATCTTGAAAAAATGATGGATACCTCGGATGAATGGATCCGCCAGCGAACCGGGATCAAGCAGCGGTACTGGATCAATGAAGATTGCGGCGCGTCCGACTTGGGCGCTGAAGCGGCCCGCATGGCCTTAGACAATGCCGGATGGCAGGCAGAGGATCTGGATTTCATCATATTTGCCACTTTGAGTCCGGATATCATGTTTCCGGGTTCCGGATGCCTGATGGCAGGCAAACTGGGCCTGAATAAAACCCCGGTACTGGATATCCGGCAACAATGCACCGGTTTTTTATATGGTCTGGCTACAGCAGATTCCTATATCAAGTCCGGCCTTGCCAACCGTGTGCTGCTGGTGGGCGGGGAAGTGCATTCATCGGGCCTGGATAAAACCACCCGGGGACGGGATGTGACCGTGATATTCGGGGACGGGGCCGCCGCCGTCTGTCTGGAAGGGGTAGATACGGATGACAACGTGGGATTGCTGGCATCGGCCCTGCATGCAGACGGCAATCATGCGGATTCTTTGATGACGGAACTGCCGGCATCCCGGTTGATGCAGCGCATACCTCCCGGGCTTCCCTTTGATGATCCCCGGTATTATCCGGTCATGGATGGACCGGCGATTTTCAAGAAAGCCGTCAGAATGCTGCCCAAGGTCACCCACGAAGCCCTGGAAAAAGCAAACATTTCTCTGGACGAGATCGATCTGGTGGTACCGCATCAGGCCAACAAGCGGATCAACGAGGCCTATGGTCAGTTCATGAAACTGGATCCGTCCAAAATATTCCATAACATCGAAAAATACGGCAACACCACGGCGGCCAGCATTCCTCTGGCCCTTCACGAGGCCATGGCCCAGGAGCGGGTGGGCAAATCCGGGGACACGGTGCTGTTTCTGGGGCTGGGTGCCGGCCTGACCTGGGGGGCGTCCATCTATCGGTTTTTTTAA
- a CDS encoding ABC transporter substrate-binding protein, whose amino-acid sequence MRKIAVLTVVAFCAAMMFSSLAFSARKTIIKIGINAPLTGDIPKVGEGSKYAAQMWLEDIENAGGLEVGGKKYEVELVIEDNESKAESAVKANTKMITQDDVLAIVGPQSSKQAVPAGEVANKYKTVMISPWSTNPSTTLDRPYVFRGCFLDPFQGPVVANFITEEFGFTKAAVLYDVASDYPKGLAEVFKQAWEDKHGAGSVVAYESFTTKDTDFSSQLTKIVKSGAEVLFTPQYYNEVPLIVSQAKNLGWTGPIVGSDSWGSAETIELCGEDCYGLFFSSHYAAAGAKGATKAFIDRYEKTYGYIPDDVAALTWDALRLAQQAIQDAGKLTGKIEKDREAVRDALAQIKDFDGITGKMTFTEEGDPIKCAVIVRINHQGEYEFYGSSCP is encoded by the coding sequence ATGAGGAAAATTGCTGTTCTAACAGTGGTGGCCTTTTGTGCGGCCATGATGTTCTCGTCTCTGGCCTTTAGTGCCAGAAAAACCATTATCAAAATCGGTATCAATGCCCCGCTGACCGGGGATATCCCCAAGGTGGGTGAAGGTAGCAAGTACGCGGCTCAGATGTGGCTGGAAGACATCGAAAACGCCGGGGGACTGGAAGTGGGCGGTAAAAAATACGAAGTGGAACTGGTCATCGAGGACAATGAGTCCAAGGCGGAATCCGCTGTCAAGGCCAACACCAAAATGATCACTCAGGATGATGTCCTGGCCATTGTGGGACCGCAATCCTCCAAACAGGCCGTGCCGGCCGGTGAAGTGGCCAACAAGTATAAAACCGTGATGATCAGCCCCTGGTCCACCAATCCCAGCACGACCCTGGACCGGCCTTATGTGTTTAGGGGCTGCTTTCTGGATCCGTTCCAGGGACCTGTGGTCGCCAATTTCATCACGGAAGAATTCGGTTTCACCAAAGCGGCCGTACTGTATGATGTGGCGTCCGATTATCCCAAAGGACTGGCAGAGGTGTTCAAACAGGCCTGGGAAGACAAACACGGGGCCGGCAGTGTGGTGGCCTATGAAAGTTTTACCACCAAGGACACGGATTTCTCCTCCCAGCTCACCAAAATCGTTAAATCCGGTGCCGAGGTTCTGTTCACGCCCCAGTATTACAATGAAGTGCCTTTGATCGTCAGCCAGGCCAAAAACCTGGGCTGGACCGGACCCATTGTGGGTTCTGATTCCTGGGGATCGGCTGAAACCATTGAATTGTGCGGTGAAGACTGCTACGGGCTGTTCTTTTCCTCCCATTACGCAGCCGCCGGTGCCAAAGGTGCCACCAAAGCCTTTATCGACCGGTATGAAAAAACCTATGGCTATATCCCCGACGATGTCGCCGCTTTGACCTGGGATGCGCTTCGCTTAGCCCAGCAGGCGATTCAAGATGCCGGCAAACTCACCGGAAAAATCGAAAAAGACCGGGAAGCGGTCAGAGACGCTCTGGCCCAAATCAAGGATTTTGACGGCATTACCGGTAAAATGACCTTTACCGAAGAAGGCGATCCCATCAAATGTGCCGTTATCGTCAGAATCAACCATCAGGGCGAATATGAATTTTACGGCTCCAGCTGCCCCTGA
- a CDS encoding branched-chain amino acid ABC transporter permease, with product MEPLIESFNYILQNIINALQRGSFYAVISIGYSMVYGVLMLFNFAHGDIFMVGTYIGFGIATVLLATFGGLVPPPVIFLATVVITMFLASWIGVFVEVAGYRPLRQAPRASAAITGLMIGIIFETTILIMLGAKRLSFPPLMETVNYHIGGIYITNVKAMIIIISLLLMLALHAFIQKTKWGMAMRAMSYDFLAVPLMGVSINIIAPLTFAVGAGLAAVAGILYGQAYPILDPYMGVLLGWKAFVAAILGGRGSIKGAALAGYLLGFIEIFVATVFPSTLRDFIAYSIILVILTFRPRGFFGMEHSTKLRL from the coding sequence ATGGAACCTTTGATAGAATCCTTTAATTATATTCTTCAAAACATTATCAATGCCCTGCAGCGGGGCAGTTTTTATGCCGTGATATCCATTGGTTACTCCATGGTGTACGGGGTGTTGATGCTGTTTAACTTTGCCCATGGCGATATTTTCATGGTGGGAACCTATATCGGCTTCGGCATTGCCACGGTATTACTGGCCACATTCGGCGGTCTGGTCCCGCCTCCCGTGATTTTTCTGGCCACCGTGGTGATAACCATGTTTCTGGCATCCTGGATCGGGGTATTTGTGGAAGTCGCCGGGTATCGTCCGTTGCGCCAGGCCCCCCGGGCATCTGCCGCCATCACCGGACTGATGATCGGTATCATCTTTGAAACCACCATCCTGATCATGCTGGGTGCCAAGCGCTTAAGCTTTCCACCGTTGATGGAAACGGTCAACTACCATATCGGGGGCATCTATATCACCAATGTCAAGGCCATGATCATCATCATCTCTTTGCTGCTCATGCTGGCCCTGCACGCCTTTATCCAGAAAACCAAATGGGGCATGGCCATGCGGGCCATGTCATACGATTTTCTGGCCGTTCCCCTCATGGGGGTGTCCATCAATATTATTGCACCCCTGACCTTTGCCGTGGGCGCAGGCCTTGCAGCCGTGGCCGGCATACTGTATGGGCAGGCCTACCCGATTTTAGATCCCTACATGGGGGTGCTGCTGGGATGGAAAGCGTTTGTGGCAGCCATTCTAGGAGGACGCGGCTCCATCAAGGGAGCGGCTTTGGCCGGGTATCTGCTGGGGTTCATAGAAATCTTTGTGGCCACGGTTTTCCCCTCCACCCTGCGGGACTTCATTGCCTATTCCATTATCCTGGTCATCCTGACCTTCAGGCCCAGGGGATTTTTTGGAATGGAACACAGCACCAAGCTGCGTCTTTAA
- a CDS encoding branched-chain amino acid ABC transporter permease: protein MGILQKFKQMFSTVPMLGWFLGILAAVLIEYFWGYDYISYYLGLPKIPVLFGALIMLKEPVMIPGALAYDLIVYVIPVLAVAKLSCFITNPGAALLEKLPLWLSAVIHLVCFYAILHLWAGINDYRVLVVKLTLVSIILTVSINVINGYQGEFSCSHPGFMALGAYVSSILTLVLFTNDKIFGTALLPPALGPYLFPLVLVVGGAAAAIGSLAVAIPSFRTRGDYLAIISLAFMFIVKSAVENLNIIGGARGMGGQPDLAPLPVIFFWTMLCIWVIHNFVTSILGKALNTVRDDEAAAESMTVKTRKTKMTAFMFGAFWAGVAGGLFAHVLTYINPGMFSINRLAEILAMVYFGGLNSIVGSIVGAVSINVLGEALRPLELFKWIIIPLILIFVMIFRPYGLISFTEINAKKLLEAKHKRQQGVSP from the coding sequence ATGGGAATTTTACAAAAATTCAAACAAATGTTTTCAACAGTACCCATGCTGGGATGGTTTCTGGGTATCCTCGCAGCCGTGCTGATTGAATATTTCTGGGGGTATGATTATATCTCCTATTACCTGGGTCTGCCCAAAATACCGGTGCTGTTCGGCGCATTGATCATGCTCAAGGAACCGGTGATGATCCCCGGTGCCCTTGCCTATGACCTGATCGTTTACGTCATCCCGGTGCTGGCCGTGGCAAAACTTTCCTGTTTTATCACCAACCCCGGGGCTGCCTTGCTGGAAAAGCTGCCGTTGTGGCTTTCCGCGGTCATCCACCTGGTCTGTTTTTATGCCATTCTCCATTTGTGGGCAGGCATTAACGACTACCGGGTCCTGGTGGTCAAACTCACCCTTGTTTCCATTATTCTCACGGTGAGTATCAATGTCATCAACGGGTACCAGGGGGAATTTTCCTGCTCCCATCCCGGGTTCATGGCCTTAGGGGCATATGTGTCTTCCATTCTGACTCTGGTGCTGTTCACCAATGACAAAATTTTCGGCACGGCCCTGCTGCCCCCGGCCCTGGGTCCCTATCTTTTCCCGCTGGTGCTGGTGGTGGGAGGCGCTGCCGCCGCCATCGGTTCACTGGCTGTGGCCATCCCCTCTTTTCGCACCCGGGGGGATTACCTGGCCATTATCTCTCTGGCATTCATGTTTATTGTCAAGTCTGCGGTGGAAAACCTGAACATCATCGGCGGTGCCAGGGGTATGGGGGGACAGCCGGATCTTGCCCCGCTGCCCGTGATTTTTTTCTGGACGATGCTGTGCATCTGGGTCATCCACAACTTTGTCACCTCGATTCTGGGCAAGGCATTGAATACGGTGAGAGATGATGAAGCAGCAGCAGAATCCATGACAGTTAAAACCCGTAAAACAAAAATGACCGCCTTTATGTTCGGTGCTTTCTGGGCCGGTGTAGCCGGCGGTCTTTTTGCCCATGTGCTCACCTATATCAACCCGGGCATGTTCAGCATCAACCGCCTGGCGGAAATTCTGGCCATGGTCTACTTCGGCGGTCTCAACTCCATTGTGGGCTCCATTGTGGGCGCGGTGAGTATCAATGTGCTGGGTGAGGCGTTGCGTCCCCTGGAACTGTTCAAATGGATCATCATTCCGTTGATTCTGATCTTTGTCATGATTTTCAGGCCCTATGGGCTGATCTCTTTTACGGAGATCAATGCAAAAAAACTGCTGGAAGCCAAACACAAACGCCAACAAGGAGTGTCCCCATGA
- a CDS encoding ABC transporter ATP-binding protein, giving the protein MTALLHVENMTHFFGGLRAVHNYNLNIAPRQIFGLIGPNGAGKTTIFNLITGVYTPTEGKIRLENKNIKGLETNQIAAMGLGRTFQNLALWRHMNVVDHIRMAHYAQLDYGLLGAFFNSRACRDQENQVRENAHRLMQLFDIEKYADDLVTSLPYGAQRRVEMARAMATKPKVLFLDEPTAGMTPDELVKMIRIIRQVHQDFNVAIFLIEHRMKFVMELCETIQTLVFGEVIAQGPPEEIQNNPQVIEAYLGKEDMT; this is encoded by the coding sequence ATGACCGCACTGCTGCATGTTGAAAACATGACCCATTTTTTCGGCGGGCTGCGGGCTGTTCATAACTATAACCTGAACATTGCACCCAGACAGATTTTCGGTCTCATCGGCCCCAACGGGGCCGGCAAAACCACTATTTTCAACCTGATCACCGGGGTGTACACCCCTACGGAAGGAAAGATTCGGCTGGAAAACAAAAACATCAAAGGCCTTGAAACCAATCAAATCGCCGCCATGGGCCTGGGCCGGACATTCCAGAACCTGGCGTTGTGGCGGCATATGAATGTGGTGGACCATATCCGCATGGCCCATTATGCACAGCTGGACTATGGGCTGCTGGGGGCGTTTTTCAACTCTCGTGCCTGTCGGGACCAGGAAAATCAGGTCAGGGAAAATGCCCACCGTCTCATGCAATTGTTTGATATCGAAAAATATGCCGATGATCTTGTAACCAGCCTGCCCTATGGGGCCCAGCGCCGGGTGGAAATGGCCCGGGCCATGGCCACCAAACCCAAGGTGCTGTTTTTAGATGAACCCACGGCCGGCATGACCCCGGATGAACTGGTGAAAATGATCCGCATCATCCGCCAGGTGCACCAGGATTTCAATGTGGCGATTTTCCTGATCGAACACCGCATGAAATTTGTCATGGAGCTGTGTGAAACCATCCAGACCCTGGTATTCGGGGAAGTGATCGCCCAAGGCCCGCCGGAAGAAATCCAGAACAACCCCCAGGTGATAGAAGCCTATCTGGGCAAGGAGGATATGACCTGA
- a CDS encoding ABC transporter ATP-binding protein — translation MQLNIQNLNVSYGNIKALHGISFSVAAGEILTIIGANGAGKSTTLRAISRMIPCESGSVMEFNGRNILKYSADKVVSKLGISHVPEGRRIFGNLTVTENLTLACFARKDKDQIEADRKWVFDLFPRLEERRHQLAGTLSGGEQQMLAVGRGYMSGHQMMLLDEPSMGLAPLLMLDMFDALREINKLGTTILLVEQNARLALKFAQRGYVIENGSLVLEGPTDELLDNPEVKKAYLGA, via the coding sequence ATGCAGCTGAACATCCAAAACCTGAATGTATCCTACGGCAATATCAAGGCCCTTCACGGCATCAGTTTTTCAGTGGCAGCCGGAGAAATCCTCACAATCATCGGTGCCAACGGGGCGGGAAAAAGCACCACTCTGCGGGCCATTTCCCGGATGATACCCTGTGAATCCGGATCTGTCATGGAATTCAACGGCCGGAACATTTTAAAATATTCAGCAGACAAGGTGGTGTCAAAACTGGGGATCTCCCATGTGCCGGAAGGCCGCCGTATTTTCGGAAACCTCACCGTGACGGAAAACCTGACACTGGCCTGTTTTGCCAGAAAAGACAAAGACCAGATTGAAGCGGACCGAAAATGGGTGTTTGACCTGTTTCCCCGGCTGGAAGAACGCCGCCACCAGCTGGCAGGCACCCTGTCCGGCGGTGAGCAGCAGATGCTGGCCGTTGGCAGAGGATATATGTCCGGACACCAGATGATGCTTCTGGATGAACCCTCCATGGGACTGGCACCCCTGCTCATGCTGGACATGTTTGATGCCTTAAGGGAGATCAACAAACTGGGCACCACCATTTTGCTGGTGGAGCAGAACGCCCGGCTGGCTCTGAAGTTTGCCCAGCGGGGGTATGTGATTGAAAACGGTTCCCTGGTGCTGGAAGGGCCCACGGATGAACTGCTGGATAATCCCGAGGTAAAAAAAGCGTATCTGGGGGCTTGA
- a CDS encoding PAS domain S-box protein: MIEFFNIRTLLLVFGGTLLVSAVSMACYTLNRKIYGNFRLWTLGMGSLSLGFLLISFRDLIPDLFSIVLANILVFSAIFLTYMGFTHLSARPVKTGKHLVFAGLLSLVVVPCFTYWVPSVDARIVISSFYALIYLGLIFRVFIFQTPAVRFRDNILLVISLILLFVLFFARGTFYLVSGSTFDSFMESAPFHEMVLFSLILLQFAFVMGLMQLNSQQLEHDLLEKERRLKKNQKQYRQLVEESLQGLVIARDRPARLVFVSSPMARISGYTPSELKNFTPEQLKGILHPEDRALFFSNFKNRLAGMDVSPVQQYRIRHKTKGYRWVETYTALIDFDGQPAVHSHFLDITQKKEAEDINVAMFKILGAVTTARDLNDLFQTIHESLFPIIDVTNFFIALKDPQTHTLYFPYHVDTADDDFLPIEFDSAKNNSLTGLVFAKKEAVLLNREELRKREANNQTWGPLAVIWMGVPLVVKDKVLGVVAVQSYTDPDLYTRKDLEVLSAVSHQMALAIERKQAQEALVESEKRYRYLFSHAPAGICEVDFEKNRFFRVNDVICKFSGYTQAEFMDMKPLDLLTKKSRDRFKERIANLAAGEPETKDIEYDLISKQGKQLTVAVTLDFAHDDKKLSHTLVVIHDISWRQKIEKEKIKAQKLLGEQQKLALIGQVAGKMAHDFNNILGVIMGNVELMLMDHDDPDLQKMLKRILAHTEKGQYLTRNLIAFAKNQAPRQKYFSLNQKIDLALALMKKDLEGIHIQRSYDSDLPDVLADPGMIEHSLINLLQNAVHALSKTETPEIILDTCVREANICLEIKDNGCGIPESHIHDIFTPSFTLKGGKDVIGAYAPGIKGTGYGMANIQKYVHQHQGTIEVTSVLDQGTCVRICFPVIEKQLTAEEKEKIAGTAIRTGRYILVVEDEPDISGAQHRVLSQAPCHHQVDVAADAATAMDLFDQNRYDLISLDFMLAGSKTGMDVYRHIRRINSSVPVLFVSGNIEFIEAIKPLMEKDRFVAHLSKPCRMGAYVEHVNQMLAG, translated from the coding sequence ATGATCGAATTTTTTAATATTCGTACGCTTTTGCTGGTTTTTGGGGGGACCCTGCTGGTATCGGCTGTTTCCATGGCCTGCTACACACTCAACCGAAAAATTTATGGCAATTTTCGTCTATGGACCTTAGGGATGGGATCACTGTCCCTGGGGTTTCTGTTGATCAGTTTTCGGGATCTGATACCGGATCTGTTCAGCATCGTGCTGGCCAATATTTTGGTTTTTTCAGCGATTTTCTTAACTTACATGGGGTTCACACATCTGAGCGCGCGACCGGTTAAAACCGGAAAGCATCTGGTATTTGCCGGTTTGCTGTCTTTGGTTGTGGTGCCTTGTTTTACCTATTGGGTCCCCAGTGTCGATGCCCGCATCGTCATCAGTTCCTTTTATGCGCTGATTTATCTCGGGTTGATTTTTCGCGTATTTATATTCCAGACCCCGGCGGTCCGGTTCCGGGACAATATTTTGCTTGTCATATCCCTGATATTGCTGTTTGTGCTGTTTTTTGCCCGGGGGACCTTTTACCTGGTTTCCGGGAGTACCTTTGACAGTTTCATGGAAAGTGCCCCGTTCCATGAGATGGTTTTATTCAGCCTCATATTGTTGCAGTTTGCCTTTGTGATGGGGCTGATGCAGCTCAATTCCCAGCAGCTGGAACACGATCTGCTTGAAAAGGAAAGACGGCTGAAGAAAAATCAAAAACAGTACCGCCAACTGGTGGAAGAATCTTTGCAGGGCCTGGTGATTGCCAGAGATCGTCCCGCACGGCTGGTGTTTGTCAGTTCACCCATGGCAAGGATTTCCGGATATACACCGTCTGAACTTAAAAATTTCACACCGGAACAGCTCAAGGGTATCCTTCACCCGGAGGACCGGGCGCTGTTTTTCAGCAATTTTAAAAACCGACTGGCTGGTATGGATGTCTCTCCTGTTCAGCAATACCGGATTCGTCATAAAACAAAAGGGTACCGGTGGGTGGAAACCTACACGGCGCTGATTGACTTCGATGGCCAGCCTGCGGTCCATTCCCATTTTCTGGATATCACCCAAAAAAAAGAAGCCGAAGATATTAATGTGGCCATGTTCAAAATCCTGGGTGCCGTTACCACGGCCCGGGATCTGAACGATCTGTTTCAGACCATTCATGAATCATTGTTTCCGATCATCGATGTGACCAATTTTTTTATTGCGCTCAAAGATCCTCAGACCCATACCCTGTATTTTCCATATCATGTGGATACGGCTGATGATGATTTTCTTCCCATTGAGTTTGATAGTGCAAAAAACAACTCATTGACCGGCCTTGTTTTTGCAAAAAAAGAAGCGGTTCTGCTGAATCGGGAAGAACTTCGGAAACGGGAGGCAAACAACCAGACATGGGGACCTTTGGCCGTCATCTGGATGGGGGTCCCTTTAGTGGTTAAAGACAAGGTGCTCGGGGTGGTGGCCGTACAAAGCTATACAGATCCGGATCTTTATACACGCAAGGATCTTGAGGTGCTGTCGGCCGTGTCCCATCAGATGGCGCTTGCCATTGAACGCAAGCAGGCTCAGGAGGCTCTGGTGGAAAGTGAAAAAAGATACCGGTATCTTTTTTCCCATGCCCCGGCCGGGATCTGTGAAGTGGATTTTGAAAAAAATCGATTTTTCCGTGTCAATGATGTTATTTGTAAATTTTCAGGATATACCCAGGCCGAATTCATGGACATGAAGCCATTGGATCTTCTGACAAAAAAAAGCCGGGACCGGTTCAAGGAACGGATTGCAAATCTGGCTGCCGGTGAACCGGAAACAAAAGATATTGAATACGACCTGATTTCCAAACAAGGAAAACAATTAACGGTTGCCGTGACCCTGGATTTTGCCCATGACGACAAAAAACTGAGCCATACCCTGGTGGTGATCCATGATATTTCCTGGCGTCAGAAGATTGAAAAGGAAAAAATCAAGGCCCAGAAGCTGTTGGGTGAACAGCAGAAACTGGCCCTGATCGGCCAGGTGGCAGGGAAAATGGCCCATGACTTCAACAACATTCTCGGAGTGATCATGGGGAATGTTGAACTGATGCTCATGGACCATGATGATCCCGACTTACAAAAAATGCTCAAAAGAATACTGGCGCATACGGAAAAAGGGCAGTATCTGACCCGGAACCTGATTGCGTTTGCTAAAAATCAGGCACCCCGGCAGAAATATTTTTCGCTCAACCAAAAGATCGATCTGGCACTGGCGCTGATGAAAAAAGATCTGGAAGGTATTCATATCCAGCGGTCATATGATTCGGATCTGCCCGATGTCCTGGCTGATCCGGGCATGATCGAGCACTCCCTGATCAATTTGCTGCAAAATGCCGTCCATGCCCTTTCAAAAACCGAAACGCCTGAGATTATTCTTGACACCTGTGTGCGTGAGGCCAACATCTGTCTGGAAATCAAAGACAACGGCTGCGGTATTCCTGAATCGCATATCCATGATATTTTTACCCCTTCTTTTACATTAAAAGGGGGAAAAGATGTCATCGGTGCCTATGCACCCGGTATCAAAGGCACGGGCTATGGCATGGCCAACATCCAGAAATATGTTCATCAGCATCAGGGAACCATTGAAGTGACGTCGGTCCTGGATCAGGGCACCTGTGTGCGAATCTGTTTCCCGGTGATCGAAAAGCAGCTGACAGCCGAAGAAAAGGAAAAAATAGCCGGGACCGCTATCCGGACAGGCCGGTATATCCTGGTGGTGGAAGACGAACCTGACATTTCCGGTGCACAGCACCGGGTGCTGTCCCAGGCCCCTTGTCATCATCAGGTGGATGTCGCAGCCGATGCGGCCACTGCCATGGATCTGTTCGATCAAAACAGATATGATCTGATCAGCCTGGATTTCATGCTTGCCGGTTCAAAAACCGGAATGGATGTTTACCGGCATATCCGCCGCATTAACTCTTCAGTCCCGGTGCTGTTTGTTTCAGGCAATATCGAATTCATCGAAGCCATCAAGCCGTTGATGGAAAAAGACCGGTTTGTGGCCCATCTGTCCAAACCCTGCCGCATGGGCGCGTATGTCGAACATGTCAACCAGATGCTGGCCGGATAG
- the lpdA gene encoding dihydrolipoyl dehydrogenase, with amino-acid sequence MTEKIVVIGGGPGGYVAALRAATLGADVTVIEKENLGGTCLNWGCIPSKIMKNTADILQKCRKALDFGIQLEGAVLPDMAGLMARKNKILASQRAGIDGLLKGRKVNVIKGCARITGPGALEVTGEDDITASLSWNKLIIAVGTRPMNVPDFAFDGKKILSSNDILVLDHVPESMTIVGGGVIGCEFAGIFTALGTQVTIVEAMSRLLPLPSVDTAVSKLLLREMKKQKIKVLCDTVVTACDTSGSGCQISLAKSPFTDNPKAKDPKTDTIASDLMAVCIGRTPLSKDLGLDTIGLDTSGPGWIDVNDRMETVVKNVYAIGDILGPSRIMLAHVASHEGLVAAGNAMGENETMGYDAVPGAIFTMPEIGTVGVSEEEARKKGLEVDTASVNFRILGKAHAIDEIAGEAKMIVDKSSGRVLGMHLIGPHATDLIAEATLAIEKGLTAKDIAHTIHAHPTLAEIMGEAAAKATGMPLHG; translated from the coding sequence ATGACTGAAAAAATCGTGGTGATCGGCGGAGGGCCGGGGGGGTATGTGGCGGCGTTGCGGGCCGCGACTCTGGGCGCGGATGTGACCGTAATCGAAAAAGAGAACTTAGGGGGCACCTGTCTCAACTGGGGATGTATTCCATCCAAAATCATGAAAAATACGGCGGATATTCTTCAAAAATGCAGAAAAGCCCTGGATTTCGGCATTCAGCTGGAGGGGGCGGTGCTGCCGGACATGGCCGGGCTCATGGCCAGAAAAAACAAGATTCTGGCATCCCAGCGGGCCGGCATTGACGGCCTGCTCAAGGGACGAAAGGTCAATGTTATCAAAGGTTGTGCCAGAATCACCGGACCCGGGGCCCTGGAAGTGACGGGTGAGGATGATATCACGGCATCCTTGAGCTGGAACAAACTTATTATAGCTGTGGGGACCCGGCCGATGAATGTGCCGGATTTTGCCTTTGACGGCAAAAAGATTCTGTCTTCCAATGATATTCTGGTGCTGGATCATGTGCCGGAATCCATGACCATCGTGGGCGGCGGGGTGATCGGATGCGAATTCGCAGGCATTTTCACGGCCCTGGGCACCCAGGTGACCATCGTGGAAGCCATGTCCCGGCTTTTGCCGTTGCCGTCCGTGGATACAGCCGTATCCAAACTGTTGCTCAGAGAGATGAAAAAACAGAAAATCAAGGTGCTCTGCGACACTGTGGTGACGGCATGTGACACGTCCGGCAGCGGCTGCCAAATTTCTCTGGCCAAAAGCCCGTTCACGGACAATCCCAAAGCCAAAGATCCCAAAACCGATACCATTGCCTCGGATCTCATGGCCGTATGCATCGGCCGGACCCCGCTGTCCAAGGACCTGGGGCTGGATACCATCGGCCTGGACACGAGCGGGCCCGGATGGATTGATGTGAATGACAGAATGGAAACCGTTGTGAAAAACGTGTATGCCATCGGCGATATTCTGGGACCTTCCCGGATCATGCTGGCCCATGTGGCATCCCATGAAGGGCTGGTGGCGGCCGGCAATGCCATGGGAGAAAATGAAACCATGGGGTATGATGCCGTGCCCGGAGCGATTTTTACCATGCCGGAAATCGGGACTGTGGGAGTAAGCGAGGAGGAGGCCCGGAAAAAAGGCCTGGAGGTGGATACGGCATCCGTAAATTTCCGGATTCTGGGCAAAGCCCATGCCATTGATGAAATTGCCGGAGAAGCCAAAATGATTGTGGACAAATCATCGGGCCGGGTTCTGGGAATGCATCTCATCGGTCCCCATGCCACGGATTTGATTGCCGAAGCCACCCTGGCCATTGAAAAAGGGCTGACGGCCAAAGACATCGCCCATACCATCCATGCCCATCCCACGCTGGCGGAAATCATGGGAGAAGCAGCGGCCAAAGCAACGGGCATGCCACTGCACGGGTAA